The sequence AAGTTGAATGGCTCAAAGATAACAAGCACATTGCAAAAGATTTCTAATTTTCACGTCTAACTTTATTTCGTTTTAATGCTTTAGTTAATATAGTGAATATTTTATTTCCATGTAATGTCAGAAACAGGAACTGTAAAATGGTTCAACCGAACAAAAGGCTTTGGTTTTATTGAAAGAGAAGGTGGAGACGATCTGTTTGTTCACAAATCAGATGTTGACGGATTCATCAACGAAGGCGATAAAGTCGAGTTTGTAGTAGGCGAAGGTCAAAAAGGCCCAGCAGCACAACAAGTCAAAAAATCAGCATAGGCAACAAATTTTTTAATTTAAGATTTCAATTTGTTTTCTTAAACTAGTCTATCTTTTTATTATTTTTAAAAGTACAACTTTAATTTATTATGGCTCACATTTTGTGCCCGATGTTATTTAAAATAACATACAGATACTAATGTGTGAAAATATGAGATATATCCTATGGCTGAATTGGATGTTGGAATTTTAATTGGACAGATTATTCTCGGATTAATTGTAATTGGAATTTTACTTTCTGGAATCCGAATTATTAGACCTACAAACAGGGCAGCTATTGAGACACTTGGAAAATACACACGATTCCAAAATTCTGGTATTACATTCATTATTCCATTTGTTCAAAAAATGTATTCTGTAAACATTACAGAACAGTTAGTTGATGTCATGCGTCAAGAAGTAATTACAAAGGATAACCTAAACTGTACAGTTGATGCTCAAGTCTACTTTAAAGTGGGTGCATCTGAGAAAGAGCTCAAAAGTGCATTATACCAAGTAAATAATTATGATATTCAAATTGTTCAGCTAGCCCGTACAACATTAAGAAATGTAATTGGAGATAATGTTTTTAAAGATGTAAACTCTCAACGTGGCAAACTTAATCACGAGGTTTTTGAAACCATGGCAATTGAAACAAAAGATTGGGGGATTACTATAGTTCGAGTTGAACTAAAAGAGATTGAACCCCCAGATGACGTTCAAGAAACAATGAACATGGTAATCAAGGCTGAAAATGACAAGCAATCTGCAATTGACTTTGCAAATGCACGTGAGACAAAGGCTGATGGTGAAAGAAGAGCCAGCATTAAAGAGGCCGAAGGTGTACGACAATCTCTTATTTTAGAGGCAGAAGGACAATCACAAGCAATTGAAAGAGTTGCAGCAGCACATGCAAAAGAAATTCAGCTTGTAAACGAATCTGCTGAAAAATATTTTATAGGCAATGCCAAGGAGTTAAAAAAATTAGAAGTAACACAAGCTAGTCTTGAAAATAATTCAAAAATTGTATTGACTGAGCAAGGAATTTCCCCTACATTGGTGTTAAATCAAACTGATGAGAAAATAATTCCTATAAAGTCTGATAAAAAAGAATAATTCTATCACCTAGAAAAATGTACAAATTTTTCATTTTAATTATTGTAATGGTCATTTTGGTATCTTCTGCAGTAGTTGTGTATAGTGGGGTGCTACTTGCTACCATGATTTATGAAGATGAAGAATTTTTCTTGCCTGATATTCCTGAATTAAAAACAGAATTAAATGAAGATTCCAATTTAAATGAAATCCAAGTAGAAGGAATTATTCAATCAACTATCAGGACAGATAAGAAGACATACTATCTTGATGAAACAATTCATGTCACAGGAGAGGGAAATCCGTGGGTTTATCGAATACAATTGACTCATCTTAATGGCGATAATATCGTTAATGCGTGGATAGATTCTAGAGGAATTTCTTATCAATATGATATTGTCTTGAAAAATTATGGGATTGTAATCAATGCTGATCCTAATAGAGAATATATCATAAATGCAATGGATGCAGACAACAATGTTGTTGCTAGCACAAGTGTTTTCATTAACCCCTTGACAACTTCTACAAGTAAATCCCAATCCCTATCTTCTACTGAAACAACGATAGCAATTCAACTTGAAAAATATGCATATGTTGAAAATGAATCCATTCATGTTACAGGACAAATTATCAATCCTGAATTTTCAAAACAAGTTTCTATTAAGATGTATGATGCAGACTCTGGAGAATTGATTAAAGGATTTGTGCACAATTCATCAAGCTTTGTTTCAAAGGAAGGCAAATTTGAGATAGGGTTTGGCTTTAATTGGTTAAATCTTGATGGATTGTATATGGTAACCGTATTTCATAATGGTATGAACACTTCAAAATATTTTACAGTTCAAAGTGTTGATGAAACTACAGCCCCTTTTAACAGTCTAGAATCATAAGATTTGTGCCTAGTGTTATTGTAAATAACATACAGATGGTAATGTATGAAAATCATAAGATGAATTCATGAATAGAGATATGACTCTTCTCAAAGATATAGTAATTCATCCGATTAGTAGTTTCAAAGAAATTGCTGTAAGTGAAAAATATTCTCGCATAGGTATTGGTTTGTTGATATTTTCAATTGTTTATGCCACAATACGCGAAATGAATTTTGAATCATCTTCATTTTACAATTTTTCAGGAGCAACGTGGATGGTGGAAATTATTAGTATTTTTGTAATATTTTATTTTGCAAAAAAACTAGACGGCAAAGGAAAACTTTTTGTATATTTATCGGCATTTGGTTATGCCTCAATTCCGCAAATTATTGGCTTTATTCTGGTTCCAACTGTATTTATTTTTGCAAGCGTTGCTGGAGTTTCCAATGTGATAGATTCATCAACCCTTTCAATAGATGATTTTATTTTTGAACCCTCTGAAATTTATGTTAATTATTTTGGGGAATATCTTCCGTATCAACTTTTTTCATATTTCTTTATTGGATGGTCATTCATTTTAGGAATAATTGCCATAAAATATGTTCATCAAATTAGTTACTTTAAATCAATAATTTCTCTCATCATTGGAATGATTGTTGTTACTATTGTAGTTGGAATTCTTGTAGTGGTTGTAATGAGTATGTTGTTTCTTGTTGGCGATGATTCAAAGTCGTCAATCAGTTCTGAGATTACTCCTACGGATCCTGAATCTACTTCAGTACAAAATGCCATTACAGATAGATTTGCATTAAAAGATCTTGGTGATCCTGTATCTGTTGCTATGGGGGAACTAAATGGTGATGGACTATTGGATCTTGTTGTTGCTAATAGAAATGGAATGACTGCATCTGTTCTTCTAAGTAGGGGTCAAGGGGATTTTCAATCATCAAAAGAGTATGGAATTAGCCATCATGGATCTTCTGTAAATATTGGGGATCTAAATAATGATGGTTACAATGATGTCATTATAGGATTAAATTCGGATAAAGGGGGTGTTGCAATTCTCCAAAATAAAGGAGATGGGACGTTTTATGATGCTCAAATACACAACACAGGAACTTTTTCAAATTCAATATCCCTTCAAGATATGAATAAAGATGGAATGTTGGATATAGTAATTGCAGATAATGACGTATCTATTCTAATTAATAATGGGACGGGAGGTTTTCAAGACATACAAAATTACCCTGCAAATAAAATGCCAAAATCAATTGCCACAGGTGATTTTAACGGTGATGGAAATCTAGACATTGTTGTTCCTAATTTTGACCCTGAGGTAACGATACTTTTGGGTAGTGGTGATGGCACTTTACATACAAAATTTTCTTGGCCATTATCTGAACCTGCATCGAATTCTGTAATGAAGGAAATAAATCAGAAAAAAAATTCATTTAAAGAAGATGGTGTGTATCATTACTCATTTGATTCAATTGTAATTAGACCTTGGTCTGTTTTAACAGGTGATTTTAACGGTGATGGAAATCTAGACATTGCTACATCTAATCAGTACTCTGATAATGTTAGTTTACTTTTTAACAATGGAGATGGAACATTCGAATCTATGTCTCCCATACGCGTTGGAATTGCTCCTAGAGACATTACATCTGCTGATTTTAACGGTGATGGAAATCTAGACATTGCTACTGCAAATTCCATATCAAATGATGTATCTGTTCTTCTTAACAATGGAGATGGAACATTCCAAACAGCAAAAAATTATCTTGTAGGTGGTTATCCTCAGTCAATTACCACAGGTGATCTTAACGATGATGGAAATCTAGACATTGCTACTGCAAATCAATTTTCTAATGATGTTAGCTTACTTTTTGGGGATGGTTCTGGAAATTTCAATTTGCTGGAATCTTAAACCACAATTCAATTTGATTTGGGGAACTCTGGAAAATTACTTAAACGTGGTTGGTCTAGTAGTATGTTGTAAAATTATCAAGATCGCAAAATACTCCAAAACTAAACATTTTCAAAAAACTGTGGTCCCGCGGGACGGAATTGAACCATCGACAACCCGGTTTCTGTATGCCTGATGGGCTGTGTTTCGTTTAGCCATCTAAAGCCAACAACTACAGCCAGGAGCTCTACCAGGCTGAGCTACCACGGGACAAAAAAATGAAGATCTCTACTATTAAAAAACTATTGTAGATGAACCACAAATCTGATCGTCAAGATCTGTATATGCATAAATACCCTGAAAAGTTTTGCAAGTGAGTATGTCCAAACTAGAATTATCTTATTCTGGATACGTATGTGCTCCATATCTGCACAATCATGATTCTATTGATCTAAAAGAGATTTGGACAAAATCAAAAAATATTGAAGAAATGTACTTTGTTACAGGAACATTTTCTAGTGAAAGCAAACCGTACTTTTCTGATTCTACAAACCATTACATTTTAGCCAAATTCAATGACAGTGAACAAATTTCAAAAGATCTTGCAGCTCACAATCAAGAGAAAACATCATTTGTCTTTAACATCAAAGACGGTCTCTTTGAAAGAGAAGTTCAGGGTGATACAAATTTTGTCTCTGTATATTATTTAGAATATGGGGATGAGGGAGATGATTTACAAGATATTGCAAATCTCTTACTAAAAAGGGACAAAATTGAGGTAGCCGGACTAGGAAATATGAATACATTTTGCTTAAACAGTTCAAAATTTACATTTCCTTATTCTGAAAATATTGTTGTAATTGAAGTCGCAAGCGAAAAAAGTCATCAAAGTGTAAAGAAATATTGTGATCAAACTAGACGAGATATTAATCGAAAAGGAATGACAATGACCAATTTGATGAGTCTTTCAATTCTTGAAAAACTAAAGTAGAAAAGTTAAATATTCGAGCAAAAACTGATTTTCATGAGTAAACCTTCTGACCTTGGTTCTTTGAAAATTGGATCATACATTCTATTGCCTCACTCAGATCAACCTAGTGGAGAGCCATGTAGAATTGTAGAATATGATACTTCAAAACCAGGTAAACACGGAGCAGCAAAAGCAAGAATTGTTGGCCAAGGTGTTTTTGATGGTCAAAAAAGACCTCATGTCGGACCCGTCAGTATGCAAATTCACATTCCTCTAATTAACAAAAAAATTGGTCAAATTATCTCAATTAATGGTGATACCATTCAAGTTATGGATTCAGAATCCTTTGAGACTATTGACATATCTTTGATTGATGATGAAGTCAAAGGTAAGTTGGAAAATGGTCAAAATGTAGAATACTGGGTTGTAATGGATAGAACTAAAATAATGCGTGTTAAGAACGATTGATGATGCTGATGATTATCGGAAAAGCCGTCTGATTTCGTGATGACGATTATGAGTATTGAAGCATCTTTTTCAATTAACCTAAAAAATTTATTGAATTAAATATTTTTTAGATAATGAAATTAGCTTCTCTTTTTTCAGGAGGAAAAGATAGCACATATGCAATCTATCTGGCACAAAAACAAGGACATGAAGTAAAATGTCTGTTGAGTATATTTCCAAAATCTGATGAAAGTCATTTGTTACATCATCCAAACATGAAATGGACAAAATTACAATCAGAGACAATGAATATTCCTCAATTAACTATTACGTCAAACTCTGATGAAACTAATAATGAATTAATCCTAATTGAAAATTTATTGCAAAATGCAAAAGACCAATTCCAGATTGAGGGATTAGTGCACGGTGGAATCCAGAGTAAATTTCAAAAAGATAAATTTGAAAGCATTTGTTTGAAATTAAATTTGAAAGTTATTGCCCCCTTGTGGAATACTGATCCAGAAAAATATATGAATGAATTAGTTGATTCAGAATTTAATTTTATAATGACTACAGTATCTTCAGATGGATTAAATGATTCTTGGTTGGGAAAAAAAATTTTAAAATCTGATATTATCTCATTGAAACATTTGTCTGAAAAATTTGGTTTTAATTTAAATTTTGAAGGGGGTGAGGCTGAGACATTTGTAATTAATTGTCCTCTTTTTACAAACTCGATCAAAATTAATCAGTCCGAAAAAATATGGGATGGCTATAGAGGAAGGTTTGAAATAGTGGATGCGGGGTTGAATTTCCATGCTTGATGGCCTTAAGACTAGTTTAGGAGATGCAATCAAAAAAATTGTAAAATCTTCAGGTATCGATGAGGAACTAATCAAAGAATTATCAAAGGATGTTCAAAGGGCATTACTTCAATCTGATGTCAATGTCCGACTTGTTTTAGAAATTACAAAACACCTTGAGGAGCGTGCTCTTAATGAGACTCCTCCACCTGGTCTCTCTCGAAAAGATCACATCGTAAAGATCCTATATGATGAACTTTCAAAATTACTTGGTAATGAATCTGAATTTGAATTTAAACCTGATAGACAAAATAAGATTATTCTACTGGGAATTCAAGGCAGTGGTAAAACTACTGTGGCATCAAAACTTGCCAAATTTCTAACACACCAAGGATACAAAGTTGGTGTTGTAGGTGCTGATACGTATAGACCTGGAGCATTGGTTCAACTCAAAACCATGTGTGAAAAATCAAATGTTGAAGTCTATGGTGAAGAAAATAACAAAGATTCTCCAAATATTGTTAAAAATGGATTGAAACATTTTGCAGGACAAGCATTAGATGTAATTCTAATTGATACTGCTGGTCGTCATAAGGAAGAACAAGATCTCTTAGAGGAAATGGAGAGAATTAACAAAGTTGCAGATCCTGATTTAGCTTTACTAGTGATTGATGGAACAATAGGACAACAATGTTTCAATCAAGCTGAAGCATTTCATAAAACAATCCCTGTAGGTGGTGTCATTATCACTAAACTAGATAGTTCTGCAAAAGGTGGTGGTGCACTTGCAGCATCAGCAGCTACTGGTGCACAAATAATGTACATTGGTACTGGTGAGAGAATTGATGATTTAGAAAAATTTTCACCTACTAGATTTGTTGGAAGATTACTTGGCATGGGTGATATCCAAGCTGTTTTGGATTTAGCCAAACGATTAGAAAACGAGGGTGATGATGTGAGAATGAAAAGAATCTCTAGTGGAAAAATGAACATGGAGGATTTTCTTTCTCAGTTAGAAGAAGTCAGCAAAATGGGTTCATTGCAAGGAATTCTTGATAGTATGCCCGGACTTTCTGGAATGGTCAAGGGTGATCAAGTAGATCAAATGGAAGGCCGAGTTACAAAATGGAGATTCATAATTCAAAGTATGACCAAAGCAGAAAAAGCAGATCCTGAAGGATTACTAAACTCATCTAGAATCAAAAGAATCTCTCGTGGTTCAGGGTGGCCTGAAGGTGAAGTTAAAGAATTAATTAAAAATTATAAAAATTCTAAGAACATGATGAAAGCATCTAAAGGTCGTCAAATGCAAGGGACTCTTAGAAAATTAGGATTGGGCTAATCTTTATTCCAATTTCAAAATATGTCTAATTATCAGAAAATTATTCCTATTGCAAATAAAATTACTAAAAAATATCCTTTATGTGATAATTGCTTAGGTAGACTATTTTCAAAACAATTACATCTTTCATCAAATAAATTTCTTGGTAAAAAATTAAATCAAAACCCTGTCGAAAAATGCTATGTATGTAAAAATCTGTTTGGTAATCTGGATCATTTTTTAAAACTTATGCTTGACAAATCTGCTGGTTATTCTTTTAAAACATTTGGGATTGGAGTTATCGTAAAACCCTCAATTGTTGATAGGGATGATTTTATTAGATCTCAGTACAAACTACGGGGAATTGATAGCATCAAGACTGACATTACAAAAGAAATCGGGAAATTATATTCTAAAAGAACAAAGAAAACAATTGATCATCTTGATCCAGATGTAACTTTTACCATAAATTTCAAAGAAGAATTATGTGATTTGCGTTCAAAATCTATTACTTTTTCTGGACGATATCTAAAGTCTGAGCGAGGTTTTTCTCAAAAACAAAAGCCATGTGATAATTGTTCTGGAAAAGGATGTAGAGTTTGTGATTTTCATGGTATTTCAGAATATGATAGTGTGGAGGGTGCAATTTCTAAACCTCTTTTTCAAAAATTTGGTGGTACAACTACAAAATTTACATGGATTGGCGGTGAAGATAAATCCAGTCTAGTTTTGGGCTCTGGAAGACCGTTTTTTGTAAAAATTCAAAATCCACACAAACAAAAGGCAAAATTCTCTAACGTTACAGTTGGTCCAATTAAAATAATTAATTTAAAACCAGTTTACGAATCTCCAAAAAAACCACTCAAGTTCAATTCTGTTATCAGTGTGAAAATTTCTACTGAATCCCAAATTGATTCAAAGATGTTGAAGAAATTAAAAGATCTCACAATCAATCCTGTGGTAGTTTATGAAAAATCTGGGAGACGATCAGAGAAGAAAATTTTCAATGTGAAATCTAAAAAAAATTCAAATAATTTATTCACTTTGATTGTCAAGGCTGAAGGAGGCCTTCCAATCAAACGATTTGTTACTGGAGATGACATTGCCCCTGGAATTTCAAGTATTCTTGATACTCCATGTGAATGTCGAGAATTTGATTTTCTTGAGATTGAAATGCAATGATAACAATTAACTAGCACTAATTATCATAAATCATCATGCCAATGAGAAAAAAAAATAAACATATGAGACATGCTGATCAAAGGGCTGAAACTCGTAAAAAAAAGAAAGCAGGCAAACCACGTTCCTGATCTAACCAACCTTTTTACATTCAAAATTGTCGAGGTGTAATATTGGATCCGCTAGTACGTTTCAAAGATGCACATACTAAGGGAATTATTCCTGATAATGTCTTTGATTTAACCATGAAGAGATTCCCTCTAGTACTTGAAGGGATAAATCGAATTGAAAAAGCATCTGGAATTGCATATCCTATTGCATATGTTGAACCCACACTTGTCATTTCATCACCTAATCCTAATGCATACGAATTTGGAATCTTATTTGCAAGAACTATCCCTGTAATGTTTGAAGAAAAATTCCAGGTTGTTATACAAATTTCTGCACCCTTGATTGCCTATGGTCTAAAGGGAACAATTCATGCAATTTTGGCTCATGAATTTTTACATTTCTTAGATTTGATGAGAAAAATCTCTAAAATGGAATTACTATCTGATGAAGTTTCTGGAAATTTATTTGAAAATGTTTACAGTGATGAAACTAGATTGTTTGAGCCCCGTGCTGTCTTCAAAGATCGTACATTACTAAATCACATTACAAAAAAATTCCCTGCAGGATTTCGTGATTTTAAGCTTGAAGATAAGGTGATGAAATTCTGGGCTGAAAAAAATCTTCCAAAGACTAACATTTCTTTAGATACTAATACAGTCAAACTATCTGCTGAATCTCTTTCAAAAATAAAACTTGATCCTGCATTTATTTCAAAA comes from Nitrosopumilus oxyclinae and encodes:
- a CDS encoding cold-shock protein, which produces MSETGTVKWFNRTKGFGFIEREGGDDLFVHKSDVDGFINEGDKVEFVVGEGQKGPAAQQVKKSA
- a CDS encoding SPFH domain-containing protein — its product is MAELDVGILIGQIILGLIVIGILLSGIRIIRPTNRAAIETLGKYTRFQNSGITFIIPFVQKMYSVNITEQLVDVMRQEVITKDNLNCTVDAQVYFKVGASEKELKSALYQVNNYDIQIVQLARTTLRNVIGDNVFKDVNSQRGKLNHEVFETMAIETKDWGITIVRVELKEIEPPDDVQETMNMVIKAENDKQSAIDFANARETKADGERRASIKEAEGVRQSLILEAEGQSQAIERVAAAHAKEIQLVNESAEKYFIGNAKELKKLEVTQASLENNSKIVLTEQGISPTLVLNQTDEKIIPIKSDKKE
- a CDS encoding FG-GAP-like repeat-containing protein; the encoded protein is MNRDMTLLKDIVIHPISSFKEIAVSEKYSRIGIGLLIFSIVYATIREMNFESSSFYNFSGATWMVEIISIFVIFYFAKKLDGKGKLFVYLSAFGYASIPQIIGFILVPTVFIFASVAGVSNVIDSSTLSIDDFIFEPSEIYVNYFGEYLPYQLFSYFFIGWSFILGIIAIKYVHQISYFKSIISLIIGMIVVTIVVGILVVVVMSMLFLVGDDSKSSISSEITPTDPESTSVQNAITDRFALKDLGDPVSVAMGELNGDGLLDLVVANRNGMTASVLLSRGQGDFQSSKEYGISHHGSSVNIGDLNNDGYNDVIIGLNSDKGGVAILQNKGDGTFYDAQIHNTGTFSNSISLQDMNKDGMLDIVIADNDVSILINNGTGGFQDIQNYPANKMPKSIATGDFNGDGNLDIVVPNFDPEVTILLGSGDGTLHTKFSWPLSEPASNSVMKEINQKKNSFKEDGVYHYSFDSIVIRPWSVLTGDFNGDGNLDIATSNQYSDNVSLLFNNGDGTFESMSPIRVGIAPRDITSADFNGDGNLDIATANSISNDVSVLLNNGDGTFQTAKNYLVGGYPQSITTGDLNDDGNLDIATANQFSNDVSLLFGDGSGNFNLLES
- a CDS encoding translation initiation factor IF-5A, translating into MSKPSDLGSLKIGSYILLPHSDQPSGEPCRIVEYDTSKPGKHGAAKARIVGQGVFDGQKRPHVGPVSMQIHIPLINKKIGQIISINGDTIQVMDSESFETIDISLIDDEVKGKLENGQNVEYWVVMDRTKIMRVKND
- a CDS encoding diphthine--ammonia ligase; amino-acid sequence: MKLASLFSGGKDSTYAIYLAQKQGHEVKCLLSIFPKSDESHLLHHPNMKWTKLQSETMNIPQLTITSNSDETNNELILIENLLQNAKDQFQIEGLVHGGIQSKFQKDKFESICLKLNLKVIAPLWNTDPEKYMNELVDSEFNFIMTTVSSDGLNDSWLGKKILKSDIISLKHLSEKFGFNLNFEGGEAETFVINCPLFTNSIKINQSEKIWDGYRGRFEIVDAGLNFHA
- a CDS encoding signal recognition particle receptor subunit alpha; amino-acid sequence: MLDGLKTSLGDAIKKIVKSSGIDEELIKELSKDVQRALLQSDVNVRLVLEITKHLEERALNETPPPGLSRKDHIVKILYDELSKLLGNESEFEFKPDRQNKIILLGIQGSGKTTVASKLAKFLTHQGYKVGVVGADTYRPGALVQLKTMCEKSNVEVYGEENNKDSPNIVKNGLKHFAGQALDVILIDTAGRHKEEQDLLEEMERINKVADPDLALLVIDGTIGQQCFNQAEAFHKTIPVGGVIITKLDSSAKGGGALAASAATGAQIMYIGTGERIDDLEKFSPTRFVGRLLGMGDIQAVLDLAKRLENEGDDVRMKRISSGKMNMEDFLSQLEEVSKMGSLQGILDSMPGLSGMVKGDQVDQMEGRVTKWRFIIQSMTKAEKADPEGLLNSSRIKRISRGSGWPEGEVKELIKNYKNSKNMMKASKGRQMQGTLRKLGLG
- a CDS encoding tRNA pseudouridine(54/55) synthase Pus10, which codes for MSNYQKIIPIANKITKKYPLCDNCLGRLFSKQLHLSSNKFLGKKLNQNPVEKCYVCKNLFGNLDHFLKLMLDKSAGYSFKTFGIGVIVKPSIVDRDDFIRSQYKLRGIDSIKTDITKEIGKLYSKRTKKTIDHLDPDVTFTINFKEELCDLRSKSITFSGRYLKSERGFSQKQKPCDNCSGKGCRVCDFHGISEYDSVEGAISKPLFQKFGGTTTKFTWIGGEDKSSLVLGSGRPFFVKIQNPHKQKAKFSNVTVGPIKIINLKPVYESPKKPLKFNSVISVKISTESQIDSKMLKKLKDLTINPVVVYEKSGRRSEKKIFNVKSKKNSNNLFTLIVKAEGGLPIKRFVTGDDIAPGISSILDTPCECREFDFLEIEMQ